GGACAACGGGTTGTTTTTGTCATGGCGTGTTCCAAAAATATCCCCAGGCAAACGAGATTTGTTCTTCCCTTTTTTGCTCTTAACGACAGGGCTGCCATCTCATGCGACTCAGATTAAGGGGTTGTTCGGTCATCTCATCGGTTAAGGACAGAGCATGACGCTTGCCTGTTCTCTCCCCCCGCTATTTTTTGTCTTAAAAGAGGCGGGAAAAGGCCAGCGCCGCCATGCCCAAAAAAAAGAGACCTGCTATTTGATGTAAGCGTTGGGTGGGTATGCGATTCAGTAGCTTATACCCAAAAAACACCCCCATATAGGAGGTTAAGACCAGAGCTATGGTGGCACCGAGCCAGACATCGATGGGGTTTAATGTGGTTGCTAAACCTGCAATGGCAATCTGTGTTTTATCCCCCATTTCAGCCGTAAAGATCATGACACAGGCTGTAAGAAAAATATTGGATGTTGACGATTGCGCCTGCACTTCCTCTTCATCCTCGGTCGCGGTTCTTAGCATTTGAACCCCGAAAAAAGCAAACAGTACCGTTGCCGCCAGGGTGATCCACAGGTGCGGTAACCAAAGAGCCAGGGTTGCGCCCAATGTTACGGCCAGACCGTTAAGGAGCATAAAGGCCAAGCTGGCACCAAAAAGAACGGGAAGGGGGCGATGACGAGCGGCCAAAAGCATACAGACCAACTGACTTTTATCACCTATTTCAGCCAAACCAATGAGCAGGCTGGTACTAAAAATCGTCGTTGACTGCAGCTCAAGCATGAAGACCTCTATAACTGAGTGATGAATCCATATGCCCATACGTTGGCTGTGGTGTTCTAAAAAGTCCAATTTTCATTGGCGATCCTAGATATTGCATGGAAAAATTATATCTGAATAAGGGGCCTATCTCACTGTTGTAAAAAAGAAATCAATACCCTGTTTGTGTGTGTCGGTGGTGAGCGGGCGAAATAAGGCTTGAATAGCGTGACCGCTGGTCATAAAATAGCCGTCAGTCATTAATAGGAGGCCTTATGGGTGTGCAAGATCGTAAAGCGCGTGAATTTGCCAGACGAGAGCGGGAAATACTGGATGCCGCGCTTGAGTTGTTGGATCAAGCGGAATGGCAGACGGTCACAGTGGCGGATATTGCCAAAGCCTCTGAAATTGGCAAAGGGACAATCTACAAGCATTTTCCCAGTAAAGAGACCCTTTACGCCCAGTTATCGATTGATTTTGGAAAAGATTTTTATCATACACTGACCGACCAAATCGATATGCAACAACCTGTTATCCCGCTGTTCAGGCAGCTGATGGAGCGGGTATGGGATTTGCACCTCTCTGGACGTAAGTATCATCGTTTGTTGCTCTACTGCAGTGCCAAAGATTTTCGTGCGCGTTTGCCCGAGGCATATCGCCAAGAGATGATCAATAAGGATGCTGCATTTGAATCACTGTTTGCAGGTATTATTACACGGGGGATGGAAGAGGGTGTTTTTCCACGAAGTGTCCCTGTTGAAGAGATGATGCTGGCCGCCCATGCTGTTTTTGAGGGGGCTGTGGCCATGCTCTGGAATGAGCTGGAAGATGATGTCGACAAGAAACAGTTTTCCCAGCGTATTACACAGTTCATGTTAACCGGTTTGTGCTACATGGACAGGCAGGTCGGCTAGGCTGTTAGATGATGGCGGTGCGTAGGTTTTAAGTCCATTTTCACCCCGTCATGTTTGTTTTTTTGTTTGATTAAGCTGTTGAAAAACGTCCCTTTTTCTTGGTGTTTGCACGAGCAACAGAAGAATGGGGCTTTTTTTGACCGATTTTGTGACCATTGGTCACGATTTGAATGTGGGTCAAATCGGAAAATGCTGCCACACTTAATCTGTGTGACCCACACCCCCCATGGGGCAACGGAACGCTCGATCCGTAAACCCCGGCCCCATGGGGTGCTCTTTTTAGAATCTGCCATACCCCTTTTGGGGGTATGGATTGTTTATGAGTCGGGAGGCTCTTAAGATGAAACGTTCACTCTTTCTTGCTCTAATCATGGCTGTGGCTATGACGGTTTGGTTGGCCGGTGGTGCCCATGTGCGGGCAAGGGAGACGCCGCCGCCTACAGCCAGGGTGATGGAACCTGCCTTGGTGCTTCCACACGTTAAGGTAGAGCGCATACCCATGGAAAAGATTACCCGTGAGGTGGTCTTGCGGGGGCAGGCGCAGCCTAACCGGGTGGCCACACTAAAAAGTGAGACCACAGGTAAAGTGGTACGACTGCCGGGTGCCCGTGGTGCACGTCTATCCAAAGGCTCTCCATTGGTTCAGCTTAGTGGGGATGACCGTGCTGCCAGACGGGTGCTGGCACAAGCCAATGTGGCACAAGCCGAGGCGGCATCCCATGCCGCAAAATCTCTGAATAAAAAAGGGTTTCAAGCAGATTTAAAAGTTAAGCAGGCTAATGCTGACCTGCAAGCTGCCCGTGCTGAGCTGGAGTCCATTAATTTGGATATTCGACGTTCCACCCTTTATGCCCCTTTTAACGGTATTGTGCGGGAGCGCTTTGTGGAGCTGGGCGAGTATGTTACGCCGGGTGATGAAATGGTGGAGCTGCTGGATGACCACACCATTAAAATCGTTGCCGATCTACCCCAACAGAAAGTGGGTAACCTGACGTTAGGCATGGAAGGTCAGGCGATTTGGATGGATGGCCAAAAGCGGACGGGTAAAATCTCTTACATCAGTCCCCGTGCAGATGAACAGACCCGAACCTTTAAAGTGGAACTGTCCATTGATAATCCACAAAGTACGTTACCTTTGGGCGCGAGTGTTGAGATACATATTCCTTTAGCGCAAGCACTTGCACACCACCTCTCCCCAGCTTTGTTGAATTTGGATAGCAAGGGCCAATTAGGCGTCAAGGTGGTGGGGGCGGATAGCGTGGTTGTGTGGCATTCCGTCAAAGTGATACGGGCTGGGTTAACAGGTATTTGGGTGATGGGGGTTCCTGAAGGGGCGCAGATCATCACACTGGGTGGTGGGTTTGTAGAGGTGGGGCAGGAAGTCACCACCGATAAGAGCTCTTAAGGACCACGGGAAGCGTAGGAAAAAACCATGAATGCCATCATCTCTGCTGCGTTTAGCCGTGCTCGCACAACGGTATTGATTCTGCTGTTTATCATCATTGCGGGTGCCTCAGCGTATATGACCATCCCTAAAGAGTCTGATCCTGATGTGAAAATTCCCATCATCATCGTCTCTGTCGGTTATGAAGGGATCTCCCCTGAAGATGGGGAGCGGCTACTGGTCAAGCCTCTTGAAAAAGCCCTGCGTGGTCTGGATGGGTTGAAGGAGATGGATGCCGTCGCAGCCGTGGGTAATGCCTCTGTTACCCTGACGTTTGAAGCGGGTTTTGATGCGGAAAAGGCCCTACGTAAAGTTCGCCAAAAAGTGGACGATGCCCGGCCTGATATGCCTTCTGAGTCTGATGAACCGGTGGTTCAAGAGATCAATGTTGCGCTGTTTCCAGTCATTACCGTCTCCCTGTCTGGACAGGTAGATGTCATGACTCTGCGCAAGACAGCGCGTAACTTAAAAGATCGTATAGAAGCGGTGGCCGGTGTTCTGGAAGTGGATATTGGTGGTGATCGCGAGGAGATGGTTGAGATCCTGGTGGATCCTCTACTGCTTGAGACACACGGCATTAGTTTTGGTGAAGTGGTGCAGCTGGTTTCCCGCAACAACACACTGGTACCTGCAGGGGCGATTGATACCGGTTTGGGCCGCATGACCATTAAAGCACCGGGTGTGGTCGAGGGGATTGCTGACCTGCTGTCCATGCCGGTTAAGGTGGCGGGAGATACGGTCATTACGTTTGATCAACTGGCCACAGTACGACGTACCCTTAAAGATCCGGAAGGTTTTGCCCGTATGGACGGTAGGCCTACCCTTACCCTGGAAGTTAAAAAGCGGGTAGGGGCCAATATTCTGGATATGGTGGCGGCCGTTAAGGAGACCGTAAAAAAAACCCAGGAAAACTGGACCGTACCCATTACCGTTGGATACTCCAATGATCAATCACGGCAGATTGGCGATATGTTGGGAGATCTTGAGAACAACGTTCTGGCGGCGATTGCGCTGGTGATGATGGTGGTGGTTGGTGCTTTGGGTGTGCGTTCCGCCTTGCTGGTGGGGTTGGCCATTCCTGGGGCCTTTCTTGCGGCCATTATGGCGTTGGATCTTATGGGTGTCACCATGAATATTGTGGTGCTGTTCAGTCTTATCCTTGTGGTTGGTATGTTGGTAGATGGGGCCATTGTGGTGGTGGAGCAGGCCGAGCAACGTAAGCAAAAGGGTGAAGCGGGTATGGCGGCTTTTCAGCATGCGGCCAAACGCATGGCCTGGCCGGTTATTGCCTCTACTGTGACCACGCTGGCGGTGTTTATGCCTTTAATGTTCTGGCCAGGGGTGATTGGTCAGTTTATGAAATATCTGCCCCTTACCGTGTTGCTGGCGTTATCGGCTTCCCTCTTAATGGCTTTGGTCTTTATGCCGGTTTTGGGGGGCTTGTCTTCAGGGCGTGCGATGCCTGAACAGACGCAAAAGGTGGGGATGTGGAGCCAGCTGTATGGCAAAGTTTTAGGGTATCTGTTGCATCACCCAACCAAGGTATTCATGGTGGCTTTGGCCCTGATGATGGGCTCTTTTATGCTCTATGCAGAAAAAGGGCGTGGGGTTGAGTTTTTTCCGGATGTTGAACCCGATCTTGCGCAGATTGTTATCCATGGCCGGGGTGATCTCTCGGTTCATGAAAAAGATCGGGTTGTGCAGGCGGTTGAGGCACAACTGCTGGGTCATAGTGAGCTGAAGGTGGTCTACGGTCGCTCCTTTGCGCGTGGGGGTGGTGCAGGTCGCTCTGAAGATACCATTGGGGTGATCCAGTTGGAGTTTGTGGATTGGCATCAACGTCGCCCTGCCAACCGTATTTTAGATGAGCTACGGGAACAGTTAGCTAGCGTTGCAGGTGTGACCATTGAGGTGCGTAAACAGGAGAATGGACCCGGTGGTGGTAAACCGGTGCAGTTAAAGGTTGTGGCTGCTGATGGGGCGCTACCTGATGATGCGGTGGCCAACATTCGCCATGAAATGGCCCGCTTGGGCGGCTTTGTCGATTTAGAAGATGACCGTGCCCCTGCCGGGGTGGAGTGGCGGGTGTTGGTGGATCGTGCGGAAGCAGCCCGGTTTGGTGCAGATGTGGTGACTGTGGGTTCAGCTGTTCAGTTGGTGACCAGTGGGGTTTTGGTCGGTACCTACCGGCCTGATGATGCTGATGATGAAGTAGATATTCGTCTACGCTTTCCAGAAAATTCACGACATCTTGATCGGCTGCATGCCCTGCGTACCCCGACGCCACGGGGTATGATTCCCATGAGTAACTTTGTACGGGTAGAACCTGCCCCTAAGGTCGATGCCATTAAACGCAGTGATGGTAACCGGGTTGTCACCATCTCTGCGGATGTGGCTGATGGTTTATTGGTGGATGATCAGGTGACCCAGTTAAAAGCCGTGGTGGCTGACCTGTCTTTAGGGCGTGGGGTCGAGGTCACCTTTAAAGGGGAAGATGAAGATCAACGAGAAACGGTGGCTTTTTTAGGTAAAGCTTTTACCGTGGCGATTTTCTTGATGATGTTGGCACTGGTGACTCAGTTTAATAATATCTTCCAGGCGATGATTGTCCTTTCAGCCATTATCTTCTCAACGGCAGGTGTGTTGTTGGGGTTGTTGGTCAGTCATCAACCTTTTGGTATTGTGATGGGCGGGATTGGTGTTATTGCCCTGGCCGGGATTGTGGTTAACAACAATATTGTACTGATTGACTGTTACAATGAGCTCCGGGGGCAGGGCTTGGATGCTTATCAAGCAGCCAAGCAAGCTGGGGAGCAGCGTCTACGTCCCGTCTTACTGACCGCTGTCACAACCATTTTAGGGTTAATGCCCATGGCGCTTGGGGTTAACCTAGACCTAATGGGCCGGGAGATTTTGATTGGCTCTCCATCGACACAGTGGTGGACTCAGCTGTCGACTTCCATTGCCGGTGGGTTGGCTTTTGCAACCCCATTAACCCTCATCTTGACCCCTTGCTTACTGGTTGGTTGGGCGGTTTTGGGGGGGAAACTTCTGTCACTTAAAGCGCGCATACGTCCTGCCCAAAAGATCCAGCCGGTTGTTGACGAGCCGGTAGAAGCGACCGTCTAACTAAAAGGGAGCGTCAAATTGGGTAACCCAGGTGACAGTATACTGTTGATGCTGGGTGCCCTGGTGCTGCCCCTGCTTTTTACGCTCTTTGCAGGTACTGTACACGGCTTGTTGGGGCTTGGTTTTCCGTTGGTTGTTACGCCGCTTCTCGCGTTGATAACCGATGTACGGCAAGCCATACTACTGACCTTGCTCCCCACCTTGCTGGTCAATGTGCTTACTTTGCTGGCTACCAAGGAGTGGTCTGCACTTCGTGCCCACTGGTTGATCCTGGTGGGTATTGTACCGGGTGCTTGGTTGGGGGCAGAGCTGTTGGTGTCGGTGGATGCCAACCCCTTTCGTCTTGTCCTGGCGGCTATGATTATCCTTCACCTATGGCCCAAGCCACCGGGCCATGGCGCGGTGCACCATTCATGGGTGGATCTGCTGGTTGGTGTGGTTGCCGGGTTGGCCGCAGGGACAGTCAATGTCATGGTGCCGGTTTTAGTGCTCTACTTAACCACCATGCAGCTGCCAGTGATGGCGATGGTGGTACTCTTTAACCTCTCTTTTTTAACCGGCAAACTGGTGCAAATCCATGTGTTTGTTGGACATGATATATTGACGACATCATTGATGGCGCAGACTCTCCCTCTTATGATGGCGGCTGCGCTGGGTGTCTGGATCGGGCTATGGATGCGACGGTATGTCTCTGAGCAGCGGTTCACCTTGGCCATACGTGGTGTGTTGATGATTATGTCTATCCTGCTTGTGGGTCAATATGTTCAACATGTGAGATAACGGGTATCTGGAATGTCTTATGGAGCCTTTTAAAGAACGCTTCAACCAAGAGCTTATCCGCGCAATGGCAGTCCATTTTAAACGGGTAGAACCCACTTTTGATGTTGAGCGGTTCTGCCATGTGGCCATAACAGGATTGGATCAGCTGGAGCTTAAAGCCCGATCTCAACAGATTACCGATGCATTGGCGCAAACCTTACCAACCTCTTTTCCGCATGCCGCTACCACGCTCGCCGCTAGCCTGCACCCTGTGGATGATGCGGCTCTTGCTGATATGGGGATGGATGATCAGGGTCTTGCGGGGTGGGCTATTATGCCAATGGCAGACTATGTGGCGGAATATGGTCAGGGGGATGTGAACGTTGCACTGGATCTATTGGGGGCCATGACCAAGCGTTTTTCAGCTGAGTTTGCCATTCGCCCCTTTCTGCTTACCCATACGGATCAAAGTTTGAGACAGCTTACGCTGTGGAGCCGTGATGACAATGAGCATCTGCGTCGGCTGGCCTCGGAGGGGAGTCGCCCCCGGTTACCATGGGGCATGCAACTCCCCATTTTTATCGCAGATCCCGCTCCACTCTTTACCTTGTTGGACCCTTTAAAAGATGATCCTTCCGCCTATGTTCGCCGTTCGGTGGCCAATAATCTAAATGACATCAGCAAAGATCATCCCGATTCAGTGGTGGCTTTTTTAGCCAACTGGATGGTTGGTCTCCATCCCCAGCGGTTGAAACTCATTCAACACGCTCTACGCACTTTGATCAAGCAGGGGCACCAAGGGGCGCTGCATCTCTTGGGGTACAGTGAGCCAGATCTGCACCAGGTAAAATTTGAGCTGCACACTCCCCAGATAACCTTAGGAGATAAACTCTGTTTTCGTGTCGAACTACTGGCTAGGGGGGCGCAAAATCTGATTGTGGATTATCGCATTCATCATGTGAAGGCCAATGGGCAACGAACGCCCAAAGTCTTTAAATGGAAAAAACTTAGCCTAACCGCCGGTAAGTCTCATTGTGCTCAGCGCTGCCATGCGATCAAGCCCGTTACCACAAGGGTTTACTACAGCGGTACACACTTAGTTGAGCTACTTGTTAATGGGCAGGTTATGGCGGAGGCGGCCTTTGAGTTAAAGGTCCCTCACGCATGAGCGGGTAACCACGTTATGTTTGCCTTGTTTGAAACCCTACCGGCTATACATCTGCTCTATATCTCTATGGCGGTTTTGGTGGCAGCTCTGCTACAGGGGGCAACCGGTTTTGGTTATGCACTGGTGGCGGCCCCGGTGGTGATGTTGCTGCAACCTGAACTTATGCCAGCCCCTATTGTTATCTCCGCACTGCTGCTGACGCTTTTAATGAGCGCACGTAATCTACCCCATATCCAGTGGCGGTGGTTGGGGATTGCGCTGATTAGTTATTTGCCTGGTTTATGGATCGGTGCTTGGTTACTCACCTCCTTACCACCCTCCTGGGTCTCTTTACTGTTTGGGGGGTTAACGCTTCTGGCTGTTGGGCTTTCATGGGTTGGTCGGTATCCCTCGGCAAGTCATGCACTGCTGCTTCCTTCGGGGGTGGTTTCCGGCATTATGGGGGTGACAACCACCATGAACGGCCCGCCACTTGTACTGGCTTTACAGCATCTAACAGTCGCTCAACTTAGAGGGACCATGGGCGGCTTCTTTTTTATGGCCGCCATCCCCACCTTATTTACGCTACATGAAATTGGACAGTTGGAGCGATTGCCTGTACAGCTTGGCTTTTGGTTGATGATTCCGGTCTCTATGGGATTTCTCTGTGCGCTGTACCTCTCGCATTGGTTTGATCAAGAGAAAGGTAAAAAAGTGGTTCTGTTACTGGCGGGGGTTTCAGGTGTGGTCATTGTGCTGCGGAGCATATAGAAGGGGGTTGGAGCACCTACATGCACCACACACCGAAAAAAGGGGGGAGAGGAAGCCTGTTTAACGACCCGTGGATGCATGCTGAACGGGCCACCAAACTGCGAAGAGTTAAGCCCGGCATAACGTTCAGGGATAGCTCTTTACAGTTTGGGTGACGGTTGTTTTAGGCCGGTAAACAAGGGATCCTGCTTCGAGTGAGACGGGTATTAACGGTCGGATGGCATGAACATCATGGTTAGCAGGCCCGTGACAATGGCCAAATAGAGACCCACATAGCCAATAGTACCCATAAGGTTGGAGAGTTCTTCATTGCTGTCTGCAAAGTAAGCCATCCCCCCCAGACCCACCACAGCCGTGATCAGTCCTAAAGCTGCTAGGCGCGGGAAAAAACGGTAAATTTTCACAAGCATAACTCCTAAAAGGTCGGCGATCAGCCACCTTTAAAAACCCCCATCATCTGTTCGGCATGAAAAAGTGTGATGCAAGGGTAAGCATATGGGATTGATCGGATCATTCTAGCAGTCTACCTAGCGAGGGTCCATCCTTGCATCCCAGGATTCTAGATCAAAGCGCGTCTGTGTAAGCGGTGTGGCTAGGGGTGGCAAGCAACTTTCCAGCTATCAGAATATAACGAAATTTTACTTTCCACCAAAGCCTGAACTTTAAAATGGTTATTGTTGTAAGTTCATGTAAATAAAGATGAAAAAGTTGGTCTCTGGGTTGCTATGTAGGGAGGGGTCTGGCGTCGGGTTGTAAGAGAATAAACACGCCAACCAATGTACCAGTTTTGCGCTGCCCACTGGGGCAGGCTGTTAGCACTAGGGAGACCCTCAATGGCAGTAACAGAGAGTGATTTTCTGGATTTGGAACAGCGACTGGGGGTTTCCCGTCGGGCTTTCCTTAAATTCTGTGCCGGTATCGCCGCCTCTATGGGCTTAGGTGGTAACGCAGGTTTGGCTATGGCTGAAGCGGTGGTGACGGCAAAAAAACGTCCTCCGGTGATCTGGCTGCATGGTCAGGAGTGTACCGGTCCTACTGAGACTTTGTTGCGTTCCGAACAGCCGAGTTTGGAGACCTTAATTCTGGACCTGATCTCCTTGGAGTATCATCAGACGCTGGATGCCGGGGCTGGTCATGTTGTGGAGGAGATGAAAAAGCACTCCATGGAGGCCAATAAAGGCAAATATGTGTTGGTCATTGAGGGTTCCATTCCTCTCGCGGATGATGGCATTTACTGTAAAATTGGTGGCCAGACCATGTTGGATGCCACCAAAGAGGCCGCTGAGCATGCCGCTGCGATCGTCGCTTTTGGCTCTTGTGCCAGTTGGGGTGGGGTACCTTCTGCAGGTATCAACCCTACGGGTGCTGTGGGTGCTCCTTCCGTCATTACGGATAAACCGGTGGTGACCATCCCTGGTTGTCCGCCTAACCCAGCCAACTTCTTGGGTACGATCCTCTATTTTGTCACCTACGGTAAGCTGCCACCATTGGATGCCCAAGGCCGCCCTAAGTGGGCCTATGGTCGATTAATTCATGAAAACTGCTACCGTCGTCCCCATTTTGATGCCGGTCGTTTTGCGACTGAGTTTGGGGATGAAGGTCACAAAAAAGGGTGGTGTCTTTATAAACTGGGGTGTAAAGGTCCTGAGACCTATAACAACTGCCCCAGTTTGGAGTTCAATAATGTGGGTGGTGGTGTTTGGCCCATTGGTGTGGGACATCCCTGTTTTGGGTGCTCTGAAGGGGGCGTAGGCTTCAATAAGCCGCTCTTTTCTTTGGCGGAGGTTGAGACCCACACCTCCCCCAATACTTTCCCTGCCATCGACTCCCGTGAACATACCAATGCTGCGACCTCCATGTCTGCAGGTCTGGCTGGTGTTGGTATTGGTATCGCGATTGGGGCCAGTGCCATGGCGGCTAAAAAATTGGGCGAGCAAGAGGACGGCTCCGATAACCAGGACAAAGGTTAAGGGGGCCGTTATGAAACGTCGAGAGTTTCTTAAGGCGGCGGTAGGTAGTGCAGCTGCCGTCACATGCGGTGGCGTAGCCGGCTCTGCTGAGGCCCGTGAAAATTTAAAGCCTGCTCCAGAAGCGGTGGGTATGCTCTACGATTCCACCCTTTGTGTGGGCTGTAAGGCATGTGTGACCAAGTGTAAAGAGGTCAACGGCATGCCTCCGGAAATTGATGGGGAGCATAAAGCTTGGGACTCTGCCCGCGACCTTTCCGGTAAAACCCACAATGTCATCAAAGTCTTCAGATCTGGGTCCGGTCAAAATAAAGATCAAATGAAGGATGGCTATGCCTTTGAAAAACGCAGTTGTATGCACTGCGTAGATCCTGGTTGTGTCTCCGCTTGCCCGGTAACGGCCATGCGTCGTCATGATCTCACCGGCATTATTACCCATCATGCGGATGTCTGTATTGGCTGCCGTACCTGTATGACCGGCTGCCCCTATAACGTGCCACAGTTTGAGTATGACAAGCCTTTTGGCCAAATTCAAAAATGCCAAATGTGTAATCAGGCTGGGGTGGAGCGGATTGATCAGGGTCAGATGACCGGTTGTGCAGAGGTCTGCCCGACAGGTGCTACTTTGTTTGGTAAGCGTAGTGACCTGTTGGCAGAGGCCAAGCGCCGCTTAACCCTGAAAGAGGGTGAACATTACCTATACCCTCGTGGGGATTTAGCCAACCCCAGCAAGCCACATGAAAAGGCTGTTCCAGACTACCAGCAACATGTCTGGGGTGAAAAAGAGGCGGGTGGCACCAACGTGATGCATATCTCCTCTATTCCGTTTGACAAGCTGGGTATGCCACCCCTTGATGAGCGCTCTTATGCCTCAATCTCTGAAGGGGTGCAGCATGGGTTATATAGCTACATGGCACTGCCTGCCGTAGCACTGGCTGGTCTAACCGCCATTGTGCGCCGTAATACGGTGGCACAAGGGGATGAGTCCGGTATGGATACGGACTTTGAACATGATGAGAAAGAGGAGGGGCAGTCATGAGCCATTACAGCTCCTATCAGGCGGTTGGTACCAAGGTGCTGACCAAATCCTTTATCTTTCTTGGGGTCATTGCCGCCATCGGCATCTACTTCATGATTGATCGTTTCGTCAATGGTATGGGTGCGGTATCCAACCTTAATGGTGGATACCCTTGGGGTATCTGGGTGGTCTATGACGTGGTTGTTGGGACGGCATTGGCCTGCGGTGGATATGCCTTGGCCATTACCATCTATGTTTTTAACAAGGGGCAGTACCATCCTCTCATCCGTCCAGCCATTTTGGCCTCTTTACTGGGGTATGCTTTGGGTGGCTTTGGGGCCTTGTTTGACATGGGGCGGTGGTGGCAGTTTTACAATATTCTTCTGCCAGGGAACTGGAACTTTAATGCGGTAATGCTTGAGGTGGGGCTATGTGTCTTTACCTACATTATCGTGTTGATCATTGAGTTTGCTCCTGTACCTTTTGAAAAAGCAGGCAAGGCGCATAAGCTTAAAGCATTG
The DNA window shown above is from Magnetococcus sp. PR-3 and carries:
- the hybA gene encoding hydrogenase 2 operon protein HybA; translated protein: MKRREFLKAAVGSAAAVTCGGVAGSAEARENLKPAPEAVGMLYDSTLCVGCKACVTKCKEVNGMPPEIDGEHKAWDSARDLSGKTHNVIKVFRSGSGQNKDQMKDGYAFEKRSCMHCVDPGCVSACPVTAMRRHDLTGIITHHADVCIGCRTCMTGCPYNVPQFEYDKPFGQIQKCQMCNQAGVERIDQGQMTGCAEVCPTGATLFGKRSDLLAEAKRRLTLKEGEHYLYPRGDLANPSKPHEKAVPDYQQHVWGEKEAGGTNVMHISSIPFDKLGMPPLDERSYASISEGVQHGLYSYMALPAVALAGLTAIVRRNTVAQGDESGMDTDFEHDEKEEGQS